In one window of Anastrepha obliqua isolate idAnaObli1 unplaced genomic scaffold, idAnaObli1_1.0 ptg000009l, whole genome shotgun sequence DNA:
- the LOC129251239 gene encoding probable fatty acid-binding protein, with translation MAVWEGKKYKLEKSENFDEYMKELGVDMVLRNSVSPTVELKKDGDNYSFTTTSTFKTTTVNFKLGEEFDEETLDGHKVKSVFTLDGTKLVQEQKGDKPSTIIREFTNSELVTTLTLNDVKSVRVYKAV, from the coding sequence atggctgtctgggaaggaaagaaatacaaattagaAAAGAGTGAAAACTTCGACGAATACATGAAGGAATTGGGTGTCGATATGGTTCTACGTAACAGTGTCAGCCCCACCGTTGAACTGAAGAAGGATGGTGATAATTACTCTTTCACCACTACCTCAACCTTCAAGACAACTACGGTCAACTTCAAGCTGGGCGAGGAATTCGATGAAGAGACACTTGATGGTCACAAAGTGAAGAGCGTCTTCACTCTGGATGGCAccaaattggtgcaagaacAGAAGGGTGACAAACCATCGACCATTATTCGTGAATTCACTAACTCCGAGCTAGTGACTACTCTCACCCTCAACGACGTGAAGTCCGTCAGAGTCTACAAGGCTGTATAA